A single Actinomycetota bacterium DNA region contains:
- a CDS encoding DUF4235 domain-containing protein: MDSRETLWKALGTVAAIAAAALVRNAATAAWKRTRNADPPANPASPYTRWSEAIAWAALTGMLVGIARMLASRGAAEGWRRATGVYPPGLDEVA; encoded by the coding sequence GTGGATTCCAGGGAGACTCTGTGGAAGGCGTTGGGGACCGTCGCGGCGATCGCGGCCGCTGCACTGGTCCGGAACGCGGCGACCGCCGCGTGGAAGCGCACCCGCAACGCCGACCCGCCGGCGAACCCCGCGTCTCCGTACACGCGGTGGAGCGAGGCGATCGCGTGGGCTGCGCTGACCGGGATGCTGGTCGGAATCGCCCGGATGCTGGCGTCGCGGGGCGCCGCGGAAGGTTGGCGCCGCGCCACCGGCGTCTACCCGCCGGGGCTGGATGAGGTCGCCTGA